The sequence tagcttcagtcgtgtATATTTctatagtcaaattttagctgaATTCGTTGATCTTTCCATGCaccaattttagtttcaaacaTGGGTCCttctaaagtaaaattttagttctaagcTTTTCTTTAGTCCTGAGTCTAGctacaaatacattttaaaatgaatCGTATGTGCTTTTATGGacaaattttatcttcaatcatgggtctttcTGTGATTATATTTTAGCCTCAAACTTGGATATTTATTAGgttagattttagcttcaagcaTGAGTCTATTTTAGTTTCAAACGTGGATCTTTatgcagtcatattttagcctcAAGCATGGTTATTTATTAAGTCGCATCTTATTTTTATTCTTGGTtctttttagcaaatttttagCGTCAAGGGTGGACTTTTATTCAGTCATTTTTAACACCAGTCGTTGGCCCTTATTGAATAgcattttatcttcaatcatgGGACTTCATATAGTAGTATTTTAGCTTTAAACTTGGGTAGAAAATGTCTAAGTTAATAACAATTTCCAGCATTTactaaatcaataattttcgttatatttCAGTTACTATCTCCACACTTGCGCTGCCATTTACAAAATGCAACCCCTTCTACTGCTGCTGCAACTAACCGCTATAACATGGGCCACTGCCGAAATAGCTTCTCCCtattgctacaaaaatataacagaaaCATCCTACAAAACGGTCACTAAGACGCGCATCAAAACCGTGGCTGCCAagggatttttcaaaaagatCGTCAATAAAAAAGAAACTCAAGTTGAAATATACGAAGATCAAGAACCTGTATACAAAATCAAAGTTGAGCGTTCCTGCTGTGAAGGCTACACATTGACAGAGTTGGATTTATGTGAACCACAGTGTGTTGAAAATGGCTGTCCTCAGCATTCCAAATGTGTTGAGCCGGAGGTGTGCGAATGTTTAAAGGGCTATTTCTCTAGACGTTCTCAGCACGATGGCAAACACTATTGTGAGCCTATTTGTGAGAAACCGTGTCCGGAGAACAGTGTTTGTGTGGCTCCTAATGAGTGTGCCTGCAAGAAGGGCTTTCATATAGTGGAGGATCAACTATGTAAACCATATTGTGCCTCTGGCTGTCCTCATGATGGTAAATGTGTGGCTCCCAATGTCTGTGATTGCCTGGAGGGTTACAAATCCGAAAAGGGTTCATGTTTGCCCATTTGTTCTCTAGGAGATCAGTGTCAAAATGGCAAATGTGTAGAGAAGGAGCAATGTATTTGCAACAATGGCTTTAGCTGGAATAGTGAAACGTTTAAATGTGAACATGACGCGTCACATGAAAACCAGAATGAATTATATACCACCGCTATTTACCCAGTTTTTACACAAGTCGTACAGTCAGCAGATACATCTTTAGAATTGGAAACTGATATAGAAACCTCTAATGATGACATTGATCCCAATCAAGTATttgatgaaaatattgaaactaCTACATTTTCAGTGACAGATGAGTATGGCTCTTCCACACCATCCTCAGAGGAGCTCAATCACAAATGTGCCGATGATTATGTTTTCCACAGCGGTCAGTGTCGTCCCCTCAAATTTGTTAGCAATGAAATTGATTGCTGGCTCAAACCCTGCCAGGATATTAATTCTGTCTGTTTAGAAAATGGCACTTGTGCTTGCAATGAGGGTTTCAAATGGTTCAAAACCCATGTTGTGGATAGCATCACTCTGAATCAAACCATTAAGGCGGTGTGTTTGTCGGCGGCCGAATACGAAAGCAGATCACAACATTTGAAGGAAGATTCAAAAACAACCTCGGTGGAAGACACCACAAATTGGACTTCGATATTCTTTATAGTTTTGGGCGTTTTAATAATGGTTACCGCTTTGGTGGTTTTGGGCTTTAAGTTGGTTTACCGGCAGAGAGGAGAAGTAGATGTAGAGGGTaagtttaaaaagaaatttttctaagatatggttttaattaatttattgcatttttttaataggTAAAAATTTGGCATGTGCTTATGACAATCGAGCCTGCACTGAAACGGATAAATCGGTTATTTAagttaagttatttttatttaatttaagctttttgttataatattttgtaaaaaaaagaattctaTAAGTATTttgaattgtaaaataaatgtttcaaagtTGTTTAGTGAAATAAATCCTCTAAGTTTAattgaaaagtaaaaatcaGCTATGGGtcatacttttttttcaaacaaaggacatagatatgtatgtattttagcTGACATCGTAGGTTTTCTACAGCTTGAATTAAGCATAATTGTATAGCCatctatagtcatattttaggtttaatcgtgggtctttcagTAGTTAAATTCTAGCTTAAACCGTCTCACTATATAAAGTTATATTTAAGCTTAAATCATGGGTTTTTATAAAGTTatgtttaagcttcaatcgtgggtctttctttagtcatattttagcttaaatcgtgTCACTTTATAAAGATATATTTAAGCTTAAATCATAGGTTTTTATAAAGTTatgtttaagcttcaatcgtgggtctttccttagtcatattttagcttcaatcgtgagaATTTccatagtcatattttagctttaatagtGGCTCTTTttgtagtcatattttagctttaatcgtggctctttttgtAGTCATatattagctttaatcgtggttctttctataAACATATTCTAGCCTTAATTATGACTCTTCTATAGtcacattttagcttaaatcgtggctccttctaaagtcatattttagctttaatcgtggctcaatttgtattcatattttagctttaatcgtcgCTATTGtgtagtcatattttagcttcagtcatggctctttctatagTCATATTCTAACATTAGTCATGGCTCTTTTTAtggtcatattttagcttcaatcgtgagtcTTTCAATAGtctaattttagctttaatcgaggGTAATTCTATTGTCAAATCTTAGCCTCAATCGTTGCTCCTTCTACAGTAATCGtaaacttcaatcgtggctcttccaataatcatattttagcttcaatagtggtTTCttctatagtcatattttagcttcaatcgtggtttcttctatagtcatattttagcttcaatcgtggatccttctgtagttatattttagcttcaatagtagcTCCTTCTATAGTCATAATGTAACATCA comes from Calliphora vicina chromosome 2, idCalVici1.1, whole genome shotgun sequence and encodes:
- the NimC4 gene encoding protein kinase C-binding protein NELL2, which produces MQPLLLLLQLTAITWATAEIASPYCYKNITETSYKTVTKTRIKTVAAKGFFKKIVNKKETQVEIYEDQEPVYKIKVERSCCEGYTLTELDLCEPQCVENGCPQHSKCVEPEVCECLKGYFSRRSQHDGKHYCEPICEKPCPENSVCVAPNECACKKGFHIVEDQLCKPYCASGCPHDGKCVAPNVCDCLEGYKSEKGSCLPICSLGDQCQNGKCVEKEQCICNNGFSWNSETFKCEHDASHENQNELYTTAIYPVFTQVVQSADTSLELETDIETSNDDIDPNQVFDENIETTTFSVTDEYGSSTPSSEELNHKCADDYVFHSGQCRPLKFVSNEIDCWLKPCQDINSVCLENGTCACNEGFKWFKTHVVDSITLNQTIKAVCLSAAEYESRSQHLKEDSKTTSVEDTTNWTSIFFIVLGVLIMVTALVVLGFKLVYRQRGEVDVEGKNLACAYDNRACTETDKSVI